The Naumovozyma dairenensis CBS 421 chromosome 1, complete genome genome includes a region encoding these proteins:
- the SEC3 gene encoding GTP-Rho binding exocyst subunit SEC3 (similar to Saccharomyces cerevisiae SEC3 (YER008C); ancestral locus Anc_7.154): MHRAKSPFKKKTHSREPSQDENSNSIFHRRSASNSSNSKRLSYQQHGRSISGSNVAPPISASNPSHKRTTSRSSDSSQSSNFLAEQYDRDRRAIINYCFSRPDPKTGNAPNSYITHVRIIEDSKFPSSRPTGEPRLENKKKRVLIISSKANKPNEVQLHKARENQDGSFQIGRTWNLKELLKIERDTQVPEGFLLTMGKVYYWETNSSKERTVFVKSLVKIYMQMLSGRVPQLVNWDLSMFYLDEKSYQRAVITRQQQTPTSGMTSPISSASPMISAPVAKLHQQIPTPSLPPIDTTTAITSSSPRSRKTPILSPTYPKMDPRNNNEETQDRDMHPYRRSQDRIQMVSMPTATSPVSRIPLNKQPYSTTSTLDEVSKKYAPKEQTTDSNQHRKQHPYSYVSGSMSPIYNTNESMGINQKNQETGLSSPYQIPGTSKKTTSPSLTSSTHSSEQNSTGTYTAENPPNHQYSGTTRNASDLNLSHVDTQQANSVSSSNNNKNGNALENLNAALTEEYKHSSSEVAGFKKIANVEPLDISQDEEEEEPLDLYLDDYTGSKNINKGVVQKGEEEEEEEEQEDVDLNESIPEVKLPEDELDTTNDMSYERNDEVRYSQDLTPPEDIQQQQHRYHEVSTIQEEDQQQQQQQLQPMEQEQSGTPMMKRKKWDVDVDDDVLLEVLTGMNWELDEDADKLIEHLDLKIAETQHTFNKGIVTLEKMGPSLEPYITNVNRECDKMNPSLTLFLMEMNNFAEDIEYVENQDNGLQVEYANKKLLWNTLSELLNTVSLDEDTLKELLKCPIRERNLPWMDIQLNSLSKALKAISGDNESSEEDYNLRDMEALKQRRQYYERVKDLFLERVVQEFGTKFESVQTGDTSTDQLNSILSRLLAFSSIVLFCKETSIASYKDLIKLWNKSIETVYLNLWEKMLFQLNHPEEEIGKVSSNNQQGEARLLRSWKNYQETKKLVPVEPLSSKLLSGLVDALEILEQNCIIYQNFIDKFFHISSTLDFEHYVKEYNDYPTRIIALDYIDKMDSDRHIATTKLQMVSEVFQPILINFLSFIVDSLKNEPSLALSLMILLEEKMKRLQSSNLEFLIDAMNKIYTQIRQFWLEYVDDQLVYLERSAVNSSNRDISPSVLDLPIFIKNVYDSVSFVQDAVQVEDATSLESIEILMSSCSRLTITLTQFLTKSDDGSGIALGLQNPTLKSDDLNESIELLMNSDWVVEMFTMLNVGMSNIFEIPVQNAKKIFDVEKEAYADYLLRDSMPKLTSFVMGAMRVIEKSFEQRSNPSTWAAYSKHNLEMILKSYTSQEINLLVRRLHKHLVNDFSNGQNEVVREVLCQKLWSCLQGQTVSLYLKLYTLIDKNYKTINVPFTKNDIITAFEMYKK, encoded by the coding sequence ATGCATCGTGCTAAATCAcctttcaagaaaaaaaccCATAGCAGGGAACCATCGCAAGATGAAAACTCCAACTCTATATTCCATAGGAGATCCGCATCTAACAGCAGTAACTCTAAAAGATTAAGTTATCAACAACACGGTCGGTCGATCAGTGGATCCAATGTGGCACCCCCAATATCGGCTTCTAACCCTAGTCATAAGAGAACCACGTCAAGGTCCTCTGATTCATCTCAAAGTTCAAACTTCTTAGCGGAACAATACGATAGGGATAGGAGAGCCATAATCAATTATTGTTTCTCTAGACCAGATCCAAAGACTGGGAATGCACCCAATTCATATATCACACATGTgagaattattgaagattCGAAATTCCCAAGTTCAAGACCAACGGGAGAACCtagattggaaaataagaagaaaagggTATTGATTATAAGTAGTAAAGCCAACAAACCTAACGAGGTACAATTGCATAAGGCTCGTGAGAATCAAGATGGATCTTTCCAAATTGGAAGAACAtggaatttgaaagaattactCAAGATTGAGAGAGATACGCAAGTCCCAGAAGGGTTCTTGTTAACTATGGGGAAAGTATACTATTGGGAAACAAATTCCTCTAAGGAAAGGACAGTTTTCGTTAAATCGTTGGTGAAAATTTATATGCAAATGTTGAGTGGTCGGGTCCCACAATTGGTTAATTGGGATTTATCTATGTTTTATCTAGATGAAAAAAGTTATCAAAGAGCCGTTATTACTAGACAGCAACAGACTCCAACTTCAGGAATGACTAGTCCCATTTCTTCAGCATCACCTATGATATCAGCACCGGTTGCAAAGTTACACCAACAGATACCGACTCCCTCATTACCACCAATCGATACCACCACTGCAATCACAAGTTCAAGTCCACGATCTAGGAAGACCCCTATATTATCCCCCACATACCCGAAAATGGACCCAAGGAATAACAATGAAGAAACACAGGATAGAGATATGCATCCATACAGAAGAAGTCAAGACAGGATTCAAATGGTCTCAATGCCCACAGCAACGTCACCAGTTTCAAGGATTCCCTTAAATAAACAACCTTATTCTACGACATCAACCTTAGATGAAGTTAGTAAAAAATATGCTCCTAAAGAACAGACCACAGATTCTAACCAACACAGAAAACAACATCCTTACTCCTACGTAAGTGGGTCTATGTCTCCAATTTATAACACAAACGAGTCAATGGGAATAAATCagaaaaatcaagaaacaGGATTATCATCTCCTTATCAAATACCAGGTACTTCCAAGAAAACTACCAGCCCATCTTTAACCTCGAGCACTCATAGTAGTGAGCAAAATTCTACTGGGACGTACACAGCGGAGAACCCAccaaatcatcaatatagtggaacaacaagaaatgCGAGCGATTTAAACCTCTCTCATGTAGACACCCAACAGGCCAATTCTGTcagtagtagtaataataataagaatggCAACGCTTTAGAAAATCTGAATGCTGCTCTTACGGAAGAATATAAGCACTCTTCCTCTGAAGTTGCTGgatttaaaaaaatagcAAATGTCGAACCACTAGATATTTCacaagatgaagaagaggaggaaCCTTTAGATTTATATCTTGATGATTACACGGGATCgaagaatatcaataaGGGGGTAGTACAAAAAGGcgaagaggaagaggaagaggaagagcAAGAAGATGTAGATCTAAATGAATCAATACCGGAAGTGAAACTACCGGAGGATGAATTGGACACCACGAATGATATGTCGTATGAAAGAAATGATGAAGTTCGCTATAGTCAGGATCTGACGCCTCCTGAAGACATccagcaacaacaacataGATACCATGAAGTTTCTACgattcaagaagaagaccaacaacaacaacaacagcagtTACAACCGAtggaacaagaacaatCAGGAACACCTatgatgaaaagaaaaaaatgggaCGTAGAtgtagatgatgatgttcTATTAGAAGTTCTAACGGGGATGAATTGGgaattagatgaagatgCAGACAAATTGATTGAACATTTGGACCTTAAAATCGCTGAAACACAACATACATTTAATAAAGGTATTGTAACTTTAGAAAAAATGGGTCCAAGTCTTGAACCGTACATTACAAATGTTAATAGAGAATGTGATAAAATGAACCCGTCATTAACGTTGTTCCTAATGGAAATGAACAATTTTGctgaagatattgaataCGTTGAAAATCAAGATAATGGATTACAAGTGGAATATGCTAATAAGAAACTTTTATGGAATACTTTAtcagaattattaaacaCAGTCTCGTTAGATGAAGatactttgaaagaattgttGAAATGCCCTATTAGAGAAAGAAACCTACCATGGATggatattcaattaaacTCCTTATCTAAGGCATTGAAGGCTATAAGTGGTGATAATGAATCAAGCGAAGAAGATTATAATTTAAGAGATATGGAGGCTTTAAAGCAAAGGCGTCAATATTATGAAAGGGTTAAAGACTTGTTCTTAGAAAGAGTCGTTCAAGAATTTGGCACGAAATTTGAAAGTGTGCAAACCGGAGATACTTCAACTGATCAATTAAATAGCATTTTATCAAGGTTGCTTGCATTTTCATCGATAGTCTTATTTTGTAAAGAGACATCAATCGCTTCATACAAGGATCTTATTAAATTGTGGAATAAAAGTATTGAGACCGTGTACTTGAATCTTTGGGAAAAAATGTTATTCCAATTGAATCACCCTGAAGAGGAAATAGGGAAAGTATCAAGTAATAATCAACAAGGAGAAGCTAGGCTTCTAAGAAGTTGGAAAAACTATCAAGAAACGAAGAAGTTAGTCCCCGTTGAACCCCTTTCCTCCAAACTATTGTCAGGATTAGTGGATGCTTTAGAGATTTTAGAACAAAATTGCATcatatatcaaaattttattgataaatttttccaCATTTCATCCACTTTAGATTTCGAACATTATGtgaaagaatataatgattatCCAACAAGAATCATCGCATTAGATTACATTGATAAGATGGATTCAGATAGACACATAGCAACAACTAAATTACAAATGGTTTCTGAAGTGTTTCAACCTATTTTGATCAATTTCTTATCATTTATCGTGGATTCGTTGAAAAATGAACCAAGTTTAGCATTAtctttaatgatattgctagaggaaaaaatgaaaaggtTACAATCGTCTAATTTAGAGTTTTTAATAGATGCAATGAACAAGATTTACACACAAATAAGACAATTCTGGTTAGAATATGTTGATGATCAACTAGTGTACTTGGAAAGATCAGCAGTCAACTCTTCTAATAGAGACATTTCTCCCTCAGTACTCGATTTGCCtattttcattaagaaCGTTTATGATTCTGTATCTTTTGTTCAAGATGCTGTTCAAGTCGAGGATGCTACGTCTTTGGAATccattgaaattttgatGTCATCTTGTAGTAGATTGACTATTACGTTGACACAATTTTTGACCAAGAGTGATGATGGTTCAGGAATCGCATTAGGATTACAGAACCCCACATTAAAATCAGATGATTTAAACGAATCCATTGAATTACTGATGAATAGCGATTGGGTTGTTGAAATGTTTACTATGTTGAATGTGGGCATGTCCAATATATTTGAGATTCCTGTTCAGAATGCAAAAAAGATTTTT
- the NTF2 gene encoding Ran GTPase-binding protein NTF2 (similar to Saccharomyces cerevisiae NTF2 (YER009W); ancestral locus Anc_7.155): protein MSLDFNGLAQQFTEFYYNQFDTDRTQLGNLYREQSMLTFETSQLQGAKDIVEKLVSLPFQKVAHRITTLDAQPASSNGDVLVMITGDLLIDDEQNPQRFSQVFHLIPEGNSYYVFNDIFRLNYSA from the coding sequence ATGTCTTTGGATTTCAACGGTCTAGCCCAACAATTCACCGAATTCTATTACAACCAATTTGATACCGACAGAACTCAATTGGGTAACCTTTACAGAGAGCAATCCATGTTGACTTTCGAAACCAGTCAATTACAAGGTGCCAAGGACATCGTGGAAAAATTGGTCTCTTTGCCATTCCAAAAGGTCGCTCACAGAATCACCACTTTAGATGCTCAACCGGCTTCTTCCAATGGTGATGTGCTAGTTATGATCACTGGGGACCTTTTGATCGATGATGAGCAAAACCCACAACGTTTCTCTCAAGTCTTCCACTTGATCCCAGAAGGTAACTCTTACTATGTCTTTAATGACATTTTCCGTTTGAATTACTCTGCTtaa
- the NDAI0A08330 gene encoding bifunctional 4-hydroxy-4-methyl-2-oxoglutarate aldolase/oxaloacetate decarboxylase (similar to Saccharomyces cerevisiae YER010C; ancestral locus Anc_7.158) has protein sequence MNDEEKICNTLKEFTTCDIADALLNLYKIKGGSYIPNLTRQSAFTEPLVGPISTVLFVPIDDPRPAINYIDNLKPGSVLMLGFPLEFQLKYAPYVTMSEAIYGGLMSKRAQYQGCNGTIVFGRIRDVDEHIALKFPVFSYGVSACSANGRFKPILMDGLLKIVNFDNKPMELSSSGYVICDKNGAVYIPKYVIDDFDRFIEYVKLSCEVDEKIADDIGKGKPAKQAQVERRAILKDFD, from the coding sequence AAAAGAGTTTACTACATGCGATATAGCAGATGCCTTATTGAACTTGTACAAGATAAAAGGAGGGAGTTACATCCCCAACCTTACAAGACAGTCAGCCTTCACTGAACCTCTAGTTGGCCCGATCAGCACCGTCTTGTTTGTTCCCATTGATGATCCTCGCCCTGctataaattatattgataatttgaaacCTGGGAGTGTTCTAATGTTAGGATTCCCTTTGGAATTCCAATTGAAGTATGCGCCTTATGTAACTATGTCTGAGGCAATTTATGGTGGATTGATGTCTAAGAGAGCTCAGTATCAAGGGTGTAATGGTACCATTGTTTTTGGAAGGATTAGAGATGTTGATGAGCATATTGCTTTGAAGTTCCCTGTGTTTAGCTATGGGGTGAGTGCCTGCAGTGCTAACGGTAGATTTAAGCCTATTTTAATGGATGGccttttgaaaattgtgAACTTTGACAATAAGCCGATGGAATTATCTTCTAGTGGCTATGTGATTTGTGATAAAAATGGTGCTGTCTATATACCAAAGTATGTTATAGATGATTTTGACAGGTTCATTGAATATGTCAAGTTATCTTGTGAAGTTGACGAGAAGATCGCAGACGATATCGGAAAAGGTAAACCAGCAAAACAAGCCCAAGTAGAAAGAAGAGCCatattaaaagatttcGATTAA